DNA from Gadus chalcogrammus isolate NIFS_2021 chromosome 11, NIFS_Gcha_1.0, whole genome shotgun sequence:
GTTATACTGGTTAATACTATGTGTATACTTTTTAATACTGATTACAAAGCATTATACAAGTTTATACTGATAACACTGGTTTAAACTGCTTCCACTGGTGTATACTGGTTAGAACTTGTTAGGCTTTGTAAACGTTCAAACAAGAGTCTCCAGTATTAACCAACTGGTTAATACTGGAGACACTTGTTTGAACGTTAACAGAGGCTAACACAGGTTTATACTGGTTACACTGATTCATACTGATTTCAATGGCTTGTACTGATTCCACTGGTTTATACTGATAATATGGTAAATACTGGTTACACTGGCTTATTATAATTAGACGGGTTTATACTGGTTACACTGGCTTATAATGGTTACTCTTGTATATACTTACAACACTGGCTAATATTGGTTACAATGGTTTAAAGTTATTATATGGGTACAAGTAATCTGTTGGGTTAACAAAACGACTTACTTGCAGAGTGTTTCGACTCCAGACTTCGCGGCTGCGCTTGGAACCACAAAACCAGAACCGGACTCTGCATAGATGGTAGTGATGGCCAGGAAAGCAgctcctatacacacacacacacaaacttataattaatattctctcacacgcgcacacaaacgtaTAATTAatattctctcacacacgcactcgcacacaaacacacatataattcatattcagacacacacacacaaacgttgaTTCATATTctcgcacacgcgcacacgccctcgcacacaaacacatgtataattcatattcacacacacacacacacacacacacaatccatatCCAcccaaacaaacgcacacacaagcagggtAAACCAGCCCGACCTTTGCCCTCCTGGATGAGCCGTTTGCCCACCTCCAGGGTGACGTAGGCGGTCCCGTTGAGGACGATGTCGGTGATGGTCCTCCAGGCGTTGGCCGACAGACGCTCGGAAGGAGACACAAAGTTCCCGGCTGCGTTGTTTATGATCACCTGGGAGCACGCCGGAGAGCCAAGGTGAACCTCATGTGAACACTGATGTTATCGAACCAAACGATGATGTCATCAGATCAAACAATGATGTCATCGGACTTAACGATGATGTCATTAGATCAAACAatgattttaataataataataataaatcagttttttatagcgcttttttttcatcattagATTACATAATTTCGCATTAGATCAAACGATGATGTCATTAGATCAAACGATGATGTAGTGCGATTAAACTGATCTAATAGCTCTGTTATGACATCTAGAAAAAATGGAGTTGtgatttatacacacacaaggatcATATCAGAGGGGACCAGATCAGATTAAATCAGAACCCCAATTAACCAGATTAAAACCAGCCAGGTCAGAATAGAGCAGATTAGATGGGACCAGTTCGTACATCTGGAAGACCGGCGAGCTCCACCAGCTTGTCCACACAAGCGGCCACAGCCGCGGGGTCCCTGACGTCGCACTGGAGGGCCCGGACCTGTGGAGAGCgccggggtcagaggtcagagcggAGCTACAAGCCACCGCTCAATGCGCCGGACATTGGACAGGAACACAGGAGATAAGGAAGAAACACACCTGGTTTCCCGTTTGAGAGGTGATCTCTTCTGCCGTCTTCTCCAAGACATCCAGCTTCCTGAAATACAGGCCGGACCGCGTAGAGCAGGGGTACGGTAGTTACAGAGTCAGATATAGTCCGTACAGTAGTTAGTCGTACAAAGCACAGTTTCAGTCAAAGATAGTCTACTCTATAGTAAGTCTTACATCCTCCATAGTTAGTCATAAATAGCACAGGTACTCAAACATAGCCCTTATTTAGTCATACCTAATCCATAGTTACAGTCATACATAGTCCATAGTTAGTCATACATAGTCCAGTTACATTCATACATAGTCCATAGTTACATACATAGTCCATCGTTACATTCATACATAGTCCATAGTTACAGTCATACATAGTCCATAGTTACATTCATATAGTCCATAGTTACATTCACACATAGTCCATAGTTACAGTCATACATAGTCCATAGTTACAGCCCCCGCCCACCTGCTGGCGATGAAGCACTGCGCTCCCAGGCCGGACAGCGTGGTGGTCATGGCGCGGCCCAGGCCCGTGCCCCCCCCGGTGATCAGAGCCACCTTGTTGTTGAAGCTCCCGGGGAGCAACATGGCTCCTTCACAGGCGGGGAAGTGCCCTCCATCCTTCTGGCTCAGAGCACGACTCCAGGGCTGCAACAACAGCAGAGACACAACGTTTAGCCAACGAACGTCTGGCCTATCAAATGCATTGGACTGTCGGTCCATTTACTCACTTATGCGTTCATTTACAGTTGGAAGCCAAGTCGAAGCCGGTTATTGCTAGTTTAATCTTCTAGGGTTAAACCTTAACCTACCCCTGACACACATTTCAGTTATGACATGTCTCAGTTGTCACAGTCTATCCCCTACCTACTACATAATGACCGGTCTGTGTTttaactgtctaacccctagttGCCCtttaaggacctgtctctgttacAGACACAGGTCCTTAAGcggcaggtaggggttacacAGTGACGTTtctgtatccactgtctacccctacctgctccttgaggaCCCGTCTCTTTAttcactgtcttacccctaccagctcctttTGACTTTTTTCTGTAgtccaacctgctccttaaggagcTGTTACTGAATaaactgtcttacccctacctactccttgAGGACCTGTCTCTTTATtcactatctaacccctacgTGCTCATTATTGGTCAGTCTCCGGATTCATTGCAAGTCGCCACTGGAAGACAACTAAATAGTACATAAATGTATGGTCTTACCCTAGCTTGCAGGATCCATCGTTGAGGTAGGAACATGTTTTTACCGAGAGAAGATAAACATGATGCAGCCATGTCTTCAATGAACTTTCACCGAGTTTCGCCTTACAATGTTTGAAAGTAATGTTTCCAAGTATGTTTTGTTTAACTTAAAGCTTGCACATATGTAAGTTGGGCTTTTAATTCTAGTGTCTACATTCAAGAAACAAATACAGtcgaaaacaaatgaaaaatcaTTACATATGTACAAAAGCTGAACACGCCTTCTATTCAATTACAATGGTTTGGTCCATTATTCACATGCCCCTCATGAAAATTACAATGGTTTGGTCGAGTGTGTGGCGATTATCACATGTTAACGTAAACCTAGTAAtataatacacacaaaaaaagaccgTATCTGTTTACTTTTCCCGGTGactattatacatatattttgatTACATTTGTATAATTTATATCCATTCATAAACAactattaatacaaataaaataacttgACAATATTAGAGTGAATTCAAACGAGTAATAATTTCCTCTTATCCCGAACTCCCTGTATTACGGTAACGTCACAATCAGCTCATCGATTGGCACAATAAACCGAACATGCTGTGGCTCGACAAAACTACAATTAAGTAGTTATACACCTGAATAAAGACAATGGCTTCAGCAGAACCCAAAATTATTCTAGTGTTCAGTGGGAAACGCAAATCCGGCAAAGATTATGTGACGGATTTCATTCTGAAAAGGTAAATGTTTAGCATTGGATACGTCCAGTCCTATAGAAAAACCTACTGTCAGTTCACTCCCTCTATAcagacctatatatatatatatatatatctgacaGTATTGTATCGGCCGTCTATCAGTTTTAGACATATGGATATCTAGatagatgcgtgtgtgtttgtaacaaATTAGACTCAAATAATGTTTCCAAGATCTTACCTGCTGCCCCTTTGAATGGTGAGGCTTGACTAACCTAGTTCTCTGACCCATGAAGGCTAGGGTCGGAGATCTGCTGCATCCTGCGTCTCTCTGGCCCGCTGAAAAAGCAGTACGCTCAGGTaatcctcactctctcacctaAAACCTTACCCTCAcactgactccccccccccccttaccctcaCACTGacttccccccacacacacaccttaccctCACTTTTCTATCACTCACATAAAGCCTCTTGCTCCACAACATTAGTTTTGGGATGATGTTAAACTCGGGGTAAGTTATAGTTCCTGTGTGGTATGATGTTAAACTCTGGGTTAGTTGTGGTTCCTTTGTGGTACGAGGTTGAACTCTGGGTTAGTTCTAGTTCCTGTGTGGTGTGAGGTTAAAGTTAAGGTTATTTGTGGTTCCTGTGTGTTAAGATTTTAAATTCTATGGAGCTTGTGTGGTATGACATT
Protein-coding regions in this window:
- the decr1 gene encoding 2,4-dienoyl-CoA reductase, mitochondrial, coding for MAASCLSSLGKNMFLPQRWILQARPWSRALSQKDGGHFPACEGAMLLPGSFNNKVALITGGGTGLGRAMTTTLSGLGAQCFIASRKLDVLEKTAEEITSQTGNQVRALQCDVRDPAAVAACVDKLVELAGLPDVIINNAAGNFVSPSERLSANAWRTITDIVLNGTAYVTLEVGKRLIQEGKGAAFLAITTIYAESGSGFVVPSAAAKSGVETLCKSLAAEWGRYGMRFNVIQPGPIKTKGAFSRLDPTGQFEKSMLGRIPAGRLGTPGEIANLAAYLVSDYASWVSGAVIRMDGGEYVSMAGEFNELKKVTPEEWGVLEAMIRKTKGSS